In Deinobacterium chartae, the genomic stretch ATAGGAATGTGTTGGATGTTGGCTTGAGTCATGAAAGCCTCCGGACTTCGTTTTTGCTGATGCGCTGGTAGGTGTGACCAACCGAGTCAGTCACCGTGTCCGAGGTTGAAAAGTCCAAAATATCACCGCAAGCGCTCATCCAGCCGATCTGCCGTGCTGGAACCCCCGCTACCATGGCGTATGCCGGAACGTCCTTGGTGACCACGGCACCAGCGGCCACGAAAGCTCCATCATGTAGGGTTACACCGCACACGATGGTAGCGTTAGCGCCAATGGAAGCTCCGCGTCCCACCCGAGTGATCGTATAGTCATCGGAGGTGTTGCGCGGAAATTCGCTGCGTGGAGTGCGCACGTTGGTAAAGACCATCGAAGGGCCACAGAAGACGTAGTCCTCGAGGATCACGCCCTCGTACACCGAGACGTTGTTCTGAATTTTGACGCCGTTGCCAATGATGACGCGGTTCGCCACGAACACGTTCTGGCCCAGCGAGCAGTTCTCTCCGATGACCGCGCCGCCCATGACATGGCTGAAATGCCAGATGCGTGTGCCTGGACCGACCTGAGCACCATCATCGACAAAGGCGCTTTCGTGTTTCCAGCCGAGCATCATGTCAGCGCACCAGGAAGGGATGACGGGTTCCAGCCGAGGTGATATCGGCCTGGCGGATGGCAGCGACGGTACGAATGGCTTCGTAGGTGTCGTCTAGGCTGAAGCCGTTGCCCTCTAGCGTGCGGCGGTACACCGCAGTGTGCAAATCGGTGAAGCCTTCGCTGAACTCGATCTCCTGACCGTCTAGGGTGATCGAGCGGTAGGTGCGCTGGCCCTTAGCACGCAGCGTTTCAGGAACGTCTTCGGCATTGACCGACAGGAACCAGCGCACTCGGGCGCGTTCGAGCTCGAGGTAACCGGCGCATTCGGTATCGCTGCGGCGGTGTACCTCGAGATACCGTGTTTCTCCGAATAGCCAGCTGAGCATGTCGAAGAAGTGCACACCGATGTTGGTGGCCAGACCGCCACTGAGTTCGGTGCGGCCTTTCCAAGAGCGCTGGTACCACGTGCCGCGCCCAGTGACGTATGTCAGGTCCACGTCGCGCTGTTGCGAGCTGTTTTCTTCATCAAGCCGTTGTTTGAGCTTGAGCAGGGCCGCGTGAGTGCGCAGCTGCAAGATGGTCCAGACCCGCTGGCCTGTTTCGGCCTCGAGGTCCTTGAGGCTCAGGATGTCTTCGGGATTCAGCACGATCGGTTTTTCGCATAGTGCGTCTGACCCTGCGCGCAGTGCCATACGGATATGGGCATCGTGCAGGTAATTGGGACTGCAGATACTGAGGTAATCGGTGCGTTCGCCCGAACGGGCCTGCTCGTACAGGTAACGTTCAAACAGCTCGGGCTGAGTAAAGAATTCGGCGGCAGGAAAGTACGAATCCAGGATGCCCACCGAATCGAAGGGGTCCAGGGCGGCCGTCAGGACGTTACCGGTGTCCTTGATGGCCTTGAGGTGACGGGGAGCGATATATCCGGAAGCACCGGTGAGGGCGAAACGTTTCACAGGAGGGTCACCTTGTCGCTGTGCAGGCCACGCGTGGCATTGCGGGTATCGAGAACCAGTTGAGCGTGCTCGATTACACGGGCGTAATCGACGTTGCTGTGGTGGGTGGTGATGATGACCAGGTCGCTCTCTTGCAGAACCTGATCGGTCAGTTCGACTGAGTGGGCCTGTACGCCGTGCTCGTTTACCTCGGGCGTCCAGGTATCGTGGAAACTCACTTCTGCGCCTGCGCGTTGCAGCAGGCGGTACACCTCGAGGGCCGGGGATTCGCGGTAGTCGTCGAGGTTCGCCTTGTAGGCCATGCCGAGCAGCAGCACTTTCGAGCCGTTGAGCGGCTTGCGCGCTGCGTTAAGTACCCGGGCCGCTTTGTCTACCACGAATTCGGGCATTTTGCGGTTGGTTTCGCCAGCTAGGGCAATGAAATGGGTTTGGAAGTTGTACTCGCGCGCTTTCCACTCGAGGTAATGCGGGTCGAGTGGAATGCAGTGACCGCCGACGCCGGGGCCGGGGTAAAACGGCATGATTCCGAAGGGTTTGGTGAAGGCAGCGTCGAGCACCTCCCACACTGAGAGACCCATACGGTCGCACAGCAGCGCGAGTTCGTTGGCGAGCGCGATGTTCACCGCACGGAAAGTGTTCTCGTACACCTTGACCATCTCAGCAGCCTTTGCGCTCGAGACGGGTACGACGTGTTCGATGGTCTGACCATAGAAGGCCAGAGCGACCTCGAGCGAAACGGGGTCGTTACCACCGACCACCTTGTTGGTATTTTTAGTGCTGTAGCGCTTGTTGCCCGGATCGACGCGTTCGGGAGAGTGTGCCAGAAAGAAATCCTGGCCAGCTTTCAGACCGCTCCCCTCGAGGATCGGTTTCATCACTTCCTCGGTGGTACCAGGATAGGTCGTGCTCTCGAGGCTGATCAGTTGGCCAGGCCGTAGGTGGCGTGCGATTTCAGCAGTAACAGCGCGAACATACGAGAGGTCAGGGCTGAGATTGGTGTCGAGCGGCGTCGGCACGCAGATTACCACGACGTCGAGATCAGCAACGACCTCAAAGGAGGTGGTGGCCCTAACCAACCCACGGGCAACGACCTCACGGAGTTCTTCGTCTTTAACATCACTAATATAATTCTCACCACGTGCCACCCGATGGGCGCGGGAAGGGTTACGATCAATGCCTGTAACGTGGAAGCCTACTTTGGCTTTTTCCACGAGGAACGGCAAACCCACATAACCGAGACCAACCACGCCAATACGTGCTTCGCGGTCCTTGATCTTACGGATTGCTTGGGTGGCGGTGTTGAGGGTAAGTGTCATAAGAGCTCCTGTTGTATGTCGTCAGGCCGCACACTGACTTGCAGACAGATCGGCAGCACAATACAAATCAGAGCAAGTATCGAAGCCCAGTGTTACCGGAGATTTACCCAAGTCCTTGCGGATCAGACAAATGTTTCTACCAGCACGTAAAAAAACCGCACCCTCGAGGTGCGGTCTTGGGTACGGGGGCAGAGAGGGTTTACACGGATTGGGCTCGGAAGCAGTATCCTACGCCGCGGATGGAACGGA encodes the following:
- a CDS encoding Gfo/Idh/MocA family oxidoreductase yields the protein MKRFALTGASGYIAPRHLKAIKDTGNVLTAALDPFDSVGILDSYFPAAEFFTQPELFERYLYEQARSGERTDYLSICSPNYLHDAHIRMALRAGSDALCEKPIVLNPEDILSLKDLEAETGQRVWTILQLRTHAALLKLKQRLDEENSSQQRDVDLTYVTGRGTWYQRSWKGRTELSGGLATNIGVHFFDMLSWLFGETRYLEVHRRSDTECAGYLELERARVRWFLSVNAEDVPETLRAKGQRTYRSITLDGQEIEFSEGFTDLHTAVYRRTLEGNGFSLDDTYEAIRTVAAIRQADITSAGTRHPFLVR
- a CDS encoding acyltransferase, producing MMLGWKHESAFVDDGAQVGPGTRIWHFSHVMGGAVIGENCSLGQNVFVANRVIIGNGVKIQNNVSVYEGVILEDYVFCGPSMVFTNVRTPRSEFPRNTSDDYTITRVGRGASIGANATIVCGVTLHDGAFVAAGAVVTKDVPAYAMVAGVPARQIGWMSACGDILDFSTSDTVTDSVGHTYQRISKNEVRRLS
- a CDS encoding nucleotide sugar dehydrogenase codes for the protein MTLTLNTATQAIRKIKDREARIGVVGLGYVGLPFLVEKAKVGFHVTGIDRNPSRAHRVARGENYISDVKDEELREVVARGLVRATTSFEVVADLDVVVICVPTPLDTNLSPDLSYVRAVTAEIARHLRPGQLISLESTTYPGTTEEVMKPILEGSGLKAGQDFFLAHSPERVDPGNKRYSTKNTNKVVGGNDPVSLEVALAFYGQTIEHVVPVSSAKAAEMVKVYENTFRAVNIALANELALLCDRMGLSVWEVLDAAFTKPFGIMPFYPGPGVGGHCIPLDPHYLEWKAREYNFQTHFIALAGETNRKMPEFVVDKAARVLNAARKPLNGSKVLLLGMAYKANLDDYRESPALEVYRLLQRAGAEVSFHDTWTPEVNEHGVQAHSVELTDQVLQESDLVIITTHHSNVDYARVIEHAQLVLDTRNATRGLHSDKVTLL